From Melanotaenia boesemani isolate fMelBoe1 chromosome 12, fMelBoe1.pri, whole genome shotgun sequence, a single genomic window includes:
- the LOC121650532 gene encoding gamma-crystallin B-like produces the protein MRSPEKHSGLAQEQHSTVILSDANITMGKIIFYEDRNFQGRSHECSSDCADLHTYFNRCNSIRVESGCFMVYERPNYMGNQYYLRRGDYSDNQRVIGINDCVRSCRMIPQYQGSYRMRLYERFDMSGKMHELVDDCPNLQDQLSISDFNSCNVMDGHWLLYDQPNYKGRVYYLRPGEYRRYSDWGGLTPRIGSIRRITDFN, from the exons ATGAGATCCCCTGAAAAG cacaGTGGCTTGGCTCAGGAACAGCACTCAACGGTAATACTGTCTGATGCCAACATAACCATGGGGAAG ATCATATTTTATGAAGACAGAAACTTCCAAGGGCGCTCTCACGAGTGCAGCAGCGACTGTGCCGACCTCCACACCTACTTCAACAGATGCAACTCCATCCGGGTGGAGAGCGGCTGCTTCATGGTCTACGAGAGACCCAACTACATGGGAAACCAGTACTATCTGAGGAGAGGAGACTACTCCGATAACCAGCGCGTGATTGGAATAAACGATTGCGTCAGATCTTGCCGTATGATCCCGCAG TACCAAGGGTCCTACAGGATGAGGCTTTACGAGCGCTTCGACATGTCTGGTAAGATGCACGAGCTGGTGGATGACTGCCCAAACCTCCAGGACCAGCTCAGCATCTCCGACTTCAACTCCTGCAACGTGATGGACGGCCACTGGCTGCTGTACGACCAGCCCAACTACAAGGGCAGGGTGTACTACCTGCGGCCTGGGGAGTACCGCAGATATAGCGACTGGGGAGGCCTTACCCCCAGGATCGGCTCCATCAGAAGAATCACAGACTTCAACTAA
- the LOC121650019 gene encoding gamma-crystallin M2-like isoform X2, whose amino-acid sequence MGKIIFYEDKNFSGRQFECNNDCVDLQTNLSCCNSIKVESGCFMIYEKSNYTGNQYYLRRGDYPDFHHWMGTNGSISSCRSIPAPGSFNLRLYERIEFGGQMMDLKDDCPSVMDRFHINDIFSCNVTHGNWLFYEHPNYRGRMYLIRPGEYKRFSEWGGRSARIGSIRRIMDY is encoded by the exons ATGGGGAAG ATCATCTTCTACGAGGACAAGAACTTCTCTGGGCGCCAGTTTGAGTGCAACAATGACTGTGTGGACCTGCAGACCAACCTCAGCTGCTGCAACTCCATCAAGGTGGAGAGCGGCTGCTTCATGATCTACGAGAAGTCTAATTACACTGGGAACCAGTACTACCTGAGGAGAGGAGACTATCCTGACTTCCACCACTGGATGGGCACCAACGGCTCCATCAGTTCCTGCCGCTCCATCCCTGCG CCTGGCTCGTTCAACCTGCGCTTGTATGAGCGGATCGAGTTTGGTGGACAGATGATGGACCTGAAAGATGACTGTCCTAGCGTCATGGACCGCTTCCACATCAATGACATCTTCTCCTGCAACGTGACGCATGGCAACTGGCTCTTCTACGAGCATCCCAACTACCGCGGCAGGATGTACCTGATCAGACCAGGAGAGTACAAAAGGTTCAGCGAATGGGGCGGCAGGAGCGCCAGGATTGGCTCCATCAGACGCATCATGGACTACTGA
- the LOC121650019 gene encoding gamma-crystallin M2-like isoform X1, with amino-acid sequence MGKIIFYEDKNFSGRQFECNNDCVDLQTNLSCCNSIKVESGCFMIYEKSNYTGNQYYLRRGDYPDFHHWMGTNGSISSCRSIPAEPGSFNLRLYERIEFGGQMMDLKDDCPSVMDRFHINDIFSCNVTHGNWLFYEHPNYRGRMYLIRPGEYKRFSEWGGRSARIGSIRRIMDY; translated from the exons ATGGGGAAG ATCATCTTCTACGAGGACAAGAACTTCTCTGGGCGCCAGTTTGAGTGCAACAATGACTGTGTGGACCTGCAGACCAACCTCAGCTGCTGCAACTCCATCAAGGTGGAGAGCGGCTGCTTCATGATCTACGAGAAGTCTAATTACACTGGGAACCAGTACTACCTGAGGAGAGGAGACTATCCTGACTTCCACCACTGGATGGGCACCAACGGCTCCATCAGTTCCTGCCGCTCCATCCCTGCG GAGCCTGGCTCGTTCAACCTGCGCTTGTATGAGCGGATCGAGTTTGGTGGACAGATGATGGACCTGAAAGATGACTGTCCTAGCGTCATGGACCGCTTCCACATCAATGACATCTTCTCCTGCAACGTGACGCATGGCAACTGGCTCTTCTACGAGCATCCCAACTACCGCGGCAGGATGTACCTGATCAGACCAGGAGAGTACAAAAGGTTCAGCGAATGGGGCGGCAGGAGCGCCAGGATTGGCTCCATCAGACGCATCATGGACTACTGA
- the LOC121650022 gene encoding gamma-crystallin S-1-like isoform X2, with translation MGKIIFYEDRNFGGRYYECTSDCADLHSMFDHCRSIRVESGMFMIYDRPGFVGNQYFMRRGEYSDYMGMTGMNDCVKSCRIIPSVNGLSFRMRLYEHFDMGGEMMELVDDCPNLMDRFRLFNFNSCYVMDGHWLLYEQPNYRGRHYYLRPGQYRSFSEWSAMSSRIGSIRRLMEL, from the exons ATGGGaaag ATTATCTTCTACGAGGACAGAAACTTTGGAGGCCGTTACTATGAGTGCACAAGCGACTGCGCTGATCTGCACTCCATGTTTGACCACTGCCGCTCCATCCGGGTGGAGAGCGGCATGTTCATGATCTACGACCGACCGGGCTTCGTGGGGAACCAGTACTTCATGAGGAGGGGAGAGTACTCAGACTACATGGGCATGACCGGCATGAATGACTGTGTCAAGTCCTGCCGCATAATCCCCTCGGTAA ATGGTCT cagcttcaggatGAGGCTGTATGAGCACTTTGACATGGGAGGCGAGATGATGGAGCTGGTGGACGACTGTCCCAACCTCATGGACCGCTTCCGGCTCTTCAACTTCAACTCCTGTTATGTGATGGACGGCCACTGGCTGCTGTACGAGCAGCCCAACTACAGGGGGCGTCACTACTACCTGAGGCCTGGCCAGTACAGGAGCTTCAGTGAGTGGAGCGCCATGAGCTCCAGGATCGGCTCCATCAGGCGTCTCATGGAGCTCTAA
- the LOC121650022 gene encoding gamma-crystallin S-1-like isoform X1 produces the protein MGKIIFYEDRNFGGRYYECTSDCADLHSMFDHCRSIRVESGMFMIYDRPGFVGNQYFMRRGEYSDYMGMTGMNDCVKSCRIIPSNSSSFRMRLYEHFDMGGEMMELVDDCPNLMDRFRLFNFNSCYVMDGHWLLYEQPNYRGRHYYLRPGQYRSFSEWSAMSSRIGSIRRLMEL, from the exons ATGGGaaag ATTATCTTCTACGAGGACAGAAACTTTGGAGGCCGTTACTATGAGTGCACAAGCGACTGCGCTGATCTGCACTCCATGTTTGACCACTGCCGCTCCATCCGGGTGGAGAGCGGCATGTTCATGATCTACGACCGACCGGGCTTCGTGGGGAACCAGTACTTCATGAGGAGGGGAGAGTACTCAGACTACATGGGCATGACCGGCATGAATGACTGTGTCAAGTCCTGCCGCATAATCCCCTCG aacagcagcagcttcaggatGAGGCTGTATGAGCACTTTGACATGGGAGGCGAGATGATGGAGCTGGTGGACGACTGTCCCAACCTCATGGACCGCTTCCGGCTCTTCAACTTCAACTCCTGTTATGTGATGGACGGCCACTGGCTGCTGTACGAGCAGCCCAACTACAGGGGGCGTCACTACTACCTGAGGCCTGGCCAGTACAGGAGCTTCAGTGAGTGGAGCGCCATGAGCTCCAGGATCGGCTCCATCAGGCGTCTCATGGAGCTCTAA
- the LOC121650018 gene encoding gamma-crystallin M2-like, translating to MSSKIIFYEDRNFQGRSYECDTDCPDMHPHFSRCNSIKVESGCWVLYEKPNYTGYQYVLTRGEYPDYQRWMGYNDTIRSCRTFSYTSEGPYRIRIYERPNFQGQMMEFSEDCESVQDHFRSRDVYSCNVMDGYWTLYEHPNYRGRQYFMRPGEYRKFSDWGATCATTGSFRKITEF from the exons ATGAGTAGTAAG ATCATCTTCTATGAGGACAGAAACTTCCAGGGCCGCTCGTATGAGTGCGACACCGACTGCCCTGACATGCACCCTCACTTCAGCCGCTGCAACTCCATCAAGGTGGAAAGCGGCTGCTGGGTGCTCTACGAGAAGCCCAACTACACGGGCTACCAGTACGTCCTGACCCGAGGAGAGTACCCGGACTACCAGCGCTGGATGGGCTACAATGACACCATTCGCTCCTGCCGTACCTTCTCCTAT ACCAGCGAGGGGCCGTACCGCATCCGTATCTACGAGCGGCCCAACTTCCAGGGCCAGATGATGGAGTTCAGCGAGGACTGCGAGTCGGTGCAGGACCACTTCCGCAGCCGTGACGTCTACTCCTGCAACGTCATGGACGGCTACTGGACCCTTTACGAGCATCCCAACTACCGCGGCCGGCAGTACTTCATGAGGCCTGGCGAGTACCGCAAGTTCAGCGACTGGGGGGCCACCTGCGCCACCACCGGCTCCTTCCGCAAAATCACCGAGTTTTAA